One uncultured Draconibacterium sp. genomic window, GAAGCTGTCTAAATTTGTTCTTTAGATTTGTTGCTTTGTATTGGCAACAAGTAATAAAACGAAGAAAACGAAACACTATTATGAACACCAATTCTGTTCAATTTTTTAAAACCGAGGAAAGTAAACCTATTCCGGAGGATTCAGATATAATTGTGGCGGCCTGGAATTTGGCAAATCCCGAAAATATTGGGAAAATAATCCGTCTTGCGCATAATCTTGGAGCGAGCAAAGCACTTTTTATTAAAGACAAAGAAGAACACCGCGAATCGAAAATAAAAAAAACAGCAGGTTTTTCATTTGATCAAATGGCCTGGGAATTTATTTCAGAGGAAGAATTTCGACAAACTCTGAACTCCGGCTACGAACTGGCTGTTTTAGAAACATGCGACGGATCGACAAATATTTTTACAACAAAACTTCCGAAAAGAATTGTTTTGCTTGCCGGAAGCGAGTCGCACGGAATACCTGAAAACATTATTGATCTTAGTACCTGCAAAGTATATATTCCGATGCCCGGAGGATGTAAATCCTTAAACATTTCGAATGCGCTGTCGGTGGCTGCATTTGAATGGTACCGTCAGCAAACAGCAGAATAAGTGTTGACCATTTTAAGGTGAATTAGCCCGAATTATGTTTTTTCTACAGTCTGCTTTTTAAAGACTCAACTTTACAAAAATAAATTTACACAACATCAATGCCGTGCTTAATAGATTATTTCTATCTTTAAAAACAAAAATCAACATACGCTATGATCACCCTAACCCAGTTAGAGTATATTGTTGCCGTGGATACTTACCGGCATTTCGGAAAGGCAGCTGAATCGTGCTTTATTACTCAACCTACGCTTTCGATGCAGATTAAAAAGCTCGAGGAAGATCTGGAAATTATCATCTTCGACCGAAGTAAACAACCTTTGATTCCAACCGATGTTGGCATACGAATTATTGAACAGGCGCGGGTAGTACTAAAACAATCCGACGAAATAAACAACATTGTAAAAGACCATAAAAACCAGGTTTCGGGGATGTTGCGAATTGGTATAATTCCAACGCTGGCACCTTATTTATTGCCTATTTTTGTGGGCAGCTACAAAAAGAAATATCCAAATATTTTTATAAAAGTGGTTGAAGCTACTACCGAAAATATCATCAAACTTTTAAACAAAGACCTTATTGATGTTGGTATTTTGGTAACTCCACTTAATGAAGAAAAAATAATTGAAAAGCCTGTATTTTATGAAGAGATGCTAATTTATGCCAACAGCGGGCACAAGTTACATACGCAGAGTGAAATAACGGTTCAGGACATTGCAACTCCGGAAATCTGGCTGCTTAGCGATGGACATTGTTTCCGCGACCAGGTAATTAATTTGTGTTCGTATTTAGGAACAACCGACAGTGAACTGCCATTCCACTTTGAAGCAGGGTCGCTTGAAACCCTTATGAACATTGTTGATCGCGAAGGAGGAATTACACTGATACCTGAACTGGCAAAAGCAACCATGTCGCAAAAACGTGCTTACAACGTAAAACACTTTACAAATATGAAACCGCTTCGCGAGGTAAGTTTGGTTTACTCGCGCCATTTTGCAAAACACAAGCTTATTAATCTTTTGTGGAAAGAAATAAGAGAAGCAGTTCCAAAAGAATTACAAGATCTGGAAAGAGGAACAATTGTTGAGTGGCGGTAACTAAGTGTTTCTTTTTCAATTAAAACAAATACGAAGAACGAGCTAAGATAAAAAACAGCACCACTATTTTCGTTAAAAAGGAAGTAAACTCTTTTGATTTTTTTCAAAAAACTCTTGGCAGCAAAATATTTTTATATATCTTTGCGCCGCAATTAGCGGATGTGGCGTAATTGGTAGCCGCGCTAGACTTAGGATCTAGTGCCTTATGGCGTGGGGGTTCGAGTCCCTTCATCCGCACAAAAAAAGACAACCGCCGACCTTCCTTTATTGGTAGGTTGGCGGTTATCAATTTAGGGCTATTGATTTAAATTTTATCATCATGCAAATTAACAAGGAAAACATCGATAACGTAAACGCGGTAATTAACCTTACCATCGAAAAAACTGATTACGAAAAACAAGTAGCCGATGTTTTAAAAGACTATCGTCAAAAGGCAAATATTCCGGGTTTCAGACCAGGAAAAGCTCCTAAAGGCCTAATTGAGAAAAAATTTGGAACTGCCGTATTGGTTGAAGAAGTAAACAAACTGCTTTCTCAAAACTTGTCGAAGTTTATGGTAGATGAAAAACTTCCTCTCCTTGGCGAACCTCTTCCAAACGAAGAAAAACAAAAAGACATTGACTGGGAAAAAGACGAAAACTTCGAATTTGTTTTCGACATTGCTTTAGCACCTGAAATTAAAGTAAATCTTGACGCAGACAGCAAATACAAATACTACAAGATCGCCGTTTCTGACGAAATGATTGATCAGCAGGAACAAATGGCTGCATCGCAATTGGGACAAAATGTTCCGGTTGACGTAGCTTCAGACAACAGTTCAATTCGCGGAAACTTTGTTCAGCTGGATGCTGAAGGTAACGAAGTTGAAGACGGAATTGCTCCACAGGGAGTTCTTCTTGCCGTTGACATGATTAAAGACGAAGAAATTAAAAACGCCTTTGTAGGATGTAAAAAAGACGACATCGTAATTTTCGATCCTGTAAAAGCTTTCGAAAACCGCGCTGAAGTTGGGCACATGTTAAACATTAAACCTGAAGTTGTAGATACTCTGGATAGCCAGTTCAGATATACCGTTACTGAAATTCTTCAGTTCGAAAATGCTGAATTGAATGAAGAACTTTTCAAAAAATTATACGGCGAAGATACTGAGGTAAAAACAATTGAGGATTTCCGCGCAAGAATTAAAGAAGAAATTGCCACAAACCTTGTATATTCTTCTGACTACAAATTTACAATTGATGCACGCGACACTTTGGTGGAAAACACCAAAATGGAATTGCCAGAAGCATTCCTGAAACGCTGGCTAATTGCGGTTAACAAAGAATTAACACTTGAGCAAATCGAAAACGATTTTGATGCGTTTATCAAAGATTTACAATGGCAGTTAATTAAAGACGAAATTGCAAAAGAAAACGAAATCCAGGTTACTCCGGAAGAAACTGTGGAGTTTGCTAAAAAAATGGCATTGGCACAATACCAGCAATATGGAATTCACGATGTGCCGGAAGAGCAATTGGAATCGTTTGCAAACATGATGCTTGAAAAACAAGAAGAAAGAGAGCGCATTTACAAAAAACTACACGAAGACAAAGTTGTTGAAGTTGTAAAAGGCAAAGTTACACTTGAAGAAACCGAAGTATCTCAGGAAGAATTCAACGAAATGATGAAATAGACTGATTGACCAAATCAGTTAATAAGAAATAAATTTTGCTGAATGTTTCAGCAAGAAACTTTTTTATAACTTTGTGAATCGTTACTAAACGTGTTTACAAAGTTATTTTTTTATACGAAAACTAAGAAATGGAAAATCATAACGAATTTAAAAAATACGCAACCAAGCATGCCGGAATCAGCAGCTTAACAATGCACAAGTACTCATCGATGTACGGAAGTTACATTTCTCCAACCATTATTGAAGAGCGCCAGTTAAACATTGCCTCAATGGACGTATTCTCGCGTTTAATGATGGACCGGATTATTTTCCTTGGAGTACCAATCGACGACACAGTTGCCAACATTATTCAGGCGCAGCTTTTGTTCCTCGAATCAACCGACCCATCGAAAGACATTCAAATTTACTTTAACTCTCCGGGAGGTTCGGTTTATGCCGGTTTAGGAATTTACGACACCATGCAATACATTACTGCCGACGTTGCTACAATTTGTACCGGAATGGCGGCATCGATGGCAGCCGTTTTAATGACAGCCGGAGCCAAAGGAAAACGTTCGGCTTTAACCCATTCGCGAATTATGATTCACCAGCCAATGGGTGGCGCGCAGGGACAAGCTTCTGACATTGAAATTACTGCTCGCGAGATCAAAAAAATTAAAACTGAATTATACACCATTATTGCCAATCACTCGGGACAAACTTTTGAGCAGATTGAAAAAGACTCTGACCGCGACTACTGGATGACTTCTCAGGAAGCAGTAGATTACGGTATGATTGATGAAATATTGGTCAGAAATAACAAGTAATGCCAAATAAAGAAAAGATGGATAAGTGTTCGTTTTGTGGAAGAGAAAAGAAGGAAGTAAATCTTCTGATTGCAGGGATTGACGGACATATTTGTGATCGTTGTGCCGAGCAGGCAAATTCTATTATTCAGGAAGAAGTTAAAACAGAAAACAGCTTCGACCTGGACGGCATTAAATTATTAAAGCCAAAAGAAATTAAAGAATTCCTTGACCAATATGTAATTGGTCAGGACAGAGCGAAAAAAATACTTTCGGTTTCAGTTTACAACCACTACAAACGTTTAACCCAAAAGGTTGACGATGATGAAACAGAAATTGAAAAATCAAACATTATTCTGGTTGGCGAAACTGGTACCGGAAAAACTTTGCTGGCACGAACCATTGCCAGAATGTTACATGTTCCGTTTACCATCGTTGATGCCACCGTTTTAACCGAAGCCGGTTATGTTGGTGAAGACATTGAAAGTTTGCTTACCCGCCTTTTGCAGGCTGCCGACTACAATGTTGAAGCTGCCGAACGCGGAATTGTATTTATTGATGAAATTGATAAAATCGCACGTAAAAGCGACAATCCATCAATAACACGTGACGTTTCGGGTGAAGGTGTTCAGCAAGGTTTGCTTAAATTATTGGAAGGATCGATTGTTAACGTACCTCCGCAAGGTGGACGTAAACACCCGGAACAAAAACTGATTCCGGTTGATACCAAAAACATTTTGTTTGTTTGCGGTGGTGCATTCGACGGTATAGAGCGTAAAATTGCCAGCCGTTTAAATACAAAAGTAATTGGATACAGCGCCGCCAAAGATGCCGACCGCATTGAACGCGAAAACCTGTTACAATACGTATCTCCACAGGATTTAAAATCGTTTGGTTTGATTCCTGAAATTATTGGTCGTTTGCCGGTTTTAACCTACTTAAATCCGCTTGACAAAGAAACTTTGCGAAACATTTTAACTGAGCCTAAAAACTCAGTAATCAAACAATACAAGAAACTGTTTAAAATTGACGGTATTGATTTGGAATTTGATGATGAAGCCTTTGAATACATTGTGGACAAAGCCATTGAATTTAAACTGGGTGCACGTGGACTTCGTTCGATATGCGAAAACATAATGAACGACGCGATGTTTGATTCTCCTTCGGAAGAAATTGAAAATCTCGTTATTACAAAAGAATATGCTGAAAACCAACTGGACAAATCAGGAATTCAGCGCTTAAAAGCAAGTTAAAAAAATGCATATAGCAGAAAAGGGTGGACAAATGGTTCACCCTTTTTTTGCTTCAACACAAAGTGAAAATTAGTTTAATATCCTTTCAAAAGCTTAAAAATGTAGGTTCGAGCTAATATTTTTTCTATTTTGGCAACTCTTTACGAAACCTTAGATATGAGTAAGTTATCACGCAGAAATTTTATAGGAACAACTGCTGCAACAGTGGTTGGCGCAACTATTTTGCCGTCGAATGTAATTGCAGGTTTAGGCCATAAAGCGCCCAGCGATAAGTTAAACATTGCCGGAATTGGTGTTGGAGGGAAAGGATATACCAATCTTCGTTTTATGGAAACCGAAAACATAGTTGCACTTTGCGATGTAGACTGGGACTATGCCGGAAAAAATTCGTTTAAACGGTGGTACAAAGCCACTCAATACACCGATTACCGTGTTATGTTCGAACAACAAAAAGACATTGACGCGGTTATGATTGCAACACCCGACCACACGCATGCACTGCCTGCAATGCTGGCAATGCGCGAAGGCATACACGCATTTGTACAAAAACCACTTACTCATTCGGTTTACGAATCAAGAATTTTAGCTGAAACAGCACAACGTTATGGCGTTGCCACACAAATGGGAAACCAGGGAA contains:
- a CDS encoding LysR substrate-binding domain-containing protein gives rise to the protein MITLTQLEYIVAVDTYRHFGKAAESCFITQPTLSMQIKKLEEDLEIIIFDRSKQPLIPTDVGIRIIEQARVVLKQSDEINNIVKDHKNQVSGMLRIGIIPTLAPYLLPIFVGSYKKKYPNIFIKVVEATTENIIKLLNKDLIDVGILVTPLNEEKIIEKPVFYEEMLIYANSGHKLHTQSEITVQDIATPEIWLLSDGHCFRDQVINLCSYLGTTDSELPFHFEAGSLETLMNIVDREGGITLIPELAKATMSQKRAYNVKHFTNMKPLREVSLVYSRHFAKHKLINLLWKEIREAVPKELQDLERGTIVEWR
- a CDS encoding TrmH family RNA methyltransferase encodes the protein MNTNSVQFFKTEESKPIPEDSDIIVAAWNLANPENIGKIIRLAHNLGASKALFIKDKEEHRESKIKKTAGFSFDQMAWEFISEEEFRQTLNSGYELAVLETCDGSTNIFTTKLPKRIVLLAGSESHGIPENIIDLSTCKVYIPMPGGCKSLNISNALSVAAFEWYRQQTAE
- the clpP gene encoding ATP-dependent Clp endopeptidase proteolytic subunit ClpP, with amino-acid sequence MENHNEFKKYATKHAGISSLTMHKYSSMYGSYISPTIIEERQLNIASMDVFSRLMMDRIIFLGVPIDDTVANIIQAQLLFLESTDPSKDIQIYFNSPGGSVYAGLGIYDTMQYITADVATICTGMAASMAAVLMTAGAKGKRSALTHSRIMIHQPMGGAQGQASDIEITAREIKKIKTELYTIIANHSGQTFEQIEKDSDRDYWMTSQEAVDYGMIDEILVRNNK
- the clpX gene encoding ATP-dependent Clp protease ATP-binding subunit ClpX codes for the protein MDKCSFCGREKKEVNLLIAGIDGHICDRCAEQANSIIQEEVKTENSFDLDGIKLLKPKEIKEFLDQYVIGQDRAKKILSVSVYNHYKRLTQKVDDDETEIEKSNIILVGETGTGKTLLARTIARMLHVPFTIVDATVLTEAGYVGEDIESLLTRLLQAADYNVEAAERGIVFIDEIDKIARKSDNPSITRDVSGEGVQQGLLKLLEGSIVNVPPQGGRKHPEQKLIPVDTKNILFVCGGAFDGIERKIASRLNTKVIGYSAAKDADRIERENLLQYVSPQDLKSFGLIPEIIGRLPVLTYLNPLDKETLRNILTEPKNSVIKQYKKLFKIDGIDLEFDDEAFEYIVDKAIEFKLGARGLRSICENIMNDAMFDSPSEEIENLVITKEYAENQLDKSGIQRLKAS
- the tig gene encoding trigger factor, with translation MQINKENIDNVNAVINLTIEKTDYEKQVADVLKDYRQKANIPGFRPGKAPKGLIEKKFGTAVLVEEVNKLLSQNLSKFMVDEKLPLLGEPLPNEEKQKDIDWEKDENFEFVFDIALAPEIKVNLDADSKYKYYKIAVSDEMIDQQEQMAASQLGQNVPVDVASDNSSIRGNFVQLDAEGNEVEDGIAPQGVLLAVDMIKDEEIKNAFVGCKKDDIVIFDPVKAFENRAEVGHMLNIKPEVVDTLDSQFRYTVTEILQFENAELNEELFKKLYGEDTEVKTIEDFRARIKEEIATNLVYSSDYKFTIDARDTLVENTKMELPEAFLKRWLIAVNKELTLEQIENDFDAFIKDLQWQLIKDEIAKENEIQVTPEETVEFAKKMALAQYQQYGIHDVPEEQLESFANMMLEKQEERERIYKKLHEDKVVEVVKGKVTLEETEVSQEEFNEMMK